The genome window GTCGACCAACACAGCCAACGAGCCGGAATTCTACCGGATGGCTCCGGCAGGGGTGTCGATTCACACCGCGCGGTTGCTGACCTTGGGGAAGACAACCCAGAAGGCTTTTGATGAGATGCATGACAAGACGGCGGAGGCGGCGGCTCAACTCGGCACGGCCGAGGTCGACGTGATCGCCTGGGGATGCACGTCCGGGTCGTTCCTGACTTCGCGCCACCGATTGGAGGAGATGGTCACGAAAGCCTCGGGCGGTATTCCTTCCTTGACGACGACAACGGCCATCTTCGAGGCCTTCAAGGCGCTGGGGGCGAAACGGATTGCCATGGGCACTCCGTATGTTCGGTTCCAGAACGAAAGCGAGGTCAAATGCTTTGCCGAAGAGGGGTTTCGGGTCGTTAGCGAGTATGGCCTCAACCTTGGTGAAACGCAGGAGGAACGACGCGGCATCGGGCGGGTGCCGCCGGAATCGCTGTTCCGCCTGGTTCGCCTGGTTGATCGCGTTGACGCCGATCTGGTTTTTTTGAGTTGCACCAACCTGCCGACCGTTGTGACGATCGAGGCGTTGGAGGCCGAAATCGGCAAGCCGGTCGTTAGCAGCAATCTGGCAACCTTCTGGCTGAGCCTCAGAATGGCCGGCCTGAAGGATCGGATCGAAGGTTTCGGCCGGTTGTTGAGGGAATGCTGAGGCCGCCGGCCTGAAAGTTCGGCACGGGGTATTCTCGCATGTTCCCGGCCGAATGACCTGCCAACGGTCGCGCGGGGGCGAGCCACGCGAGGGAGAAACCCGACCAAGGCGGGCATCTGTCCGAGGCGAGACCGCTACACAGGTGCCCTCGTAACCGCCTCTAGGGTCTTGTCCTGATTGCGCGGCGCGGGAGGGGGCATCCGCGGTTGCACCTCCCTTCCACATCCAGGCTGCATCACCAGCTCACCATTCCGCACGATCACCTGCCCGCGCAGAATGGTGTGGATCGGCTTGCCGGTTGTCGTGGATCCGTGCCACGGCGTGAATTTTTGCTTCGAGTGTAGCCGTGTTTGGTCGATGACGTCCGACAACCCCATATCGACGACCACGATATCGGCGTCTGACCCTACCTGCAGAATGCCCTTGCGCGGGAAGAGGCCCCATGCTTTAGCCGGATTGACCGCCGACCAGCGAACATAATCGTTGATGGTCATGCGACCCCGGTTCACCTCGGTCAGCATAAGTGGCATTTGCAGTTCAACACCGGTAATGCCGCAGCAGCAGTTCCAAATGTTCGGATCGTTTTTCCCACCCGACGTGTGCGGCGCGTGGTCCGTCGAGATCATATCGATCACGCCGTCCTTCAGGGCTTGCCACAACGCGGCGGCGTGTCCTTCCTCGCGGATCGGCGGATTGACACGTAGCACGCCTCCCCACCGCTCGACGTCCCGGCTGTCCATGAGGAGGTAGTGAGGGCAAGTCTCGACGGTGATATCGACACCCCTCGCCTTAGCGTCACGAATTAGAGGAAGAGCGTCCTTCGAGCTCTTATGGGCAATGTGCAATCTGGCGCCTGTCCACTCGGCAAAGGTGATGGCGCGGCCAACCGCCTCGATGGCGCAGACCGCCGGACGGGCCGCGAGGTGGGATAGGGCGTCGGTGCGTCCGGCGGCCCGCAGGCGATTGCTGCGGTGTTCGACAATCGAGGCATTCTCCGCATGGACGCTGCAGCGGACCCCATGGCGAGCAATGATCTCGAACCCCTCGAGCATCGCTCCGTCGCTTGGCGAGGGCAGGCTGCCGGTCGTATTGCACATGAAGCACTTGAATCCCGGCACTCCCGCTGCAATGAGGGCCTCGAGATGGTCGATGCTCGATTCATCCAACAGGCCGTAAAGACCAAAGTCCGCGTAGGATCGGCTGCTCGCTATCTCCCGTTTGGTCAGCAGGCCCTCCACGGTTCCCGTATGGGGGACGGTGTTGGGCATGTCCAGCACCGTAGTCACACCTCCCACTATCGCGGCAGCCGACCCCGTCTCCCAGTTCTCCTTGTCGGTGTGGCCGGGGTCCCGGAAGTGGACATGGCTGTCGATTGCCCCGGGAATCAGGTATTTGCCGGCGGCATCCAATTCCGTGAGCCCCTTGGGAAATGCATCGTCCTCGCCGATGGCGACGATCCTGCCGTCACGAATTGCCACGTCTGCCTGAACAGCGGAGTTTGGCGATATGACTATCCCATTACGGATAACCAGATCAGCTTTCTTCATTGATTTCTGCCTTTATCCTAATTTGCGGGTATGGCCGCCGGGTAACGTCACAAGGGTTATTGAATTGGGGGGATCATTTTTCGACGGCCGACTTCTTGTTTAGACCTATCAAGGTCCCGCTTCGTGGGAACGGGGTGAAGAGGTAGCCGATCATGGTCGCGCTATGGAAAGTGGTGGAAGAATTGGGCCCTGCTCCACCGGTGCCATTGAATTGATTTCGCAAATGACAGGAATGTGGAAGGTGCTGACGCCGACCATCCGCCAGCGTCCCATTCTTCCACGTGCGCACCCATGTGGTCTCCCGCATGTCCATGCCTGTCGGGTCGAGCCATCACCTCAACCTCAAGACGGACTGCGGCCAAAGCGTTTGGTTATACTGCGATGCAAACATAGTATTTGACTAGATTGATCTTGGTTGGCACAATCTTAACATGATGCAATATGGAAAGAAAAGGTGATAAATCTAAATCAATCGATTAACGATGTTTCGTATTATGACTTAGCAATCAAAGCAGCATCTCAGATGGGGGCGCTGGAAATAATTATTGTATTTTATTATAATTAATAAAATTTATTGTGGAAGCTATGGATTCTGACTGAACGATCATTTGATCGCTTGTCGAGCCGCCGGCCCGAGTGTGTTGATGTATATCCTCAAACAAAGAAGCCAAAAGGTGAAGAATCGTGACCATCACGACACGAGAGACGTCGAGTTCATTTCTGCAGAGTGTTGACGGGATGTATGCGCGGGCGGCCGCGCTTTGTCCGATGGAAGAGGGGCTCCAGGAACGGATCCGGCAGTGCAATTCGGTCTACATGGTGCGTTTCGGCGTGCGTCTGCGGGGCTGCATGCACAGCTTCGTCGGCTGGCGTGCCGTGCACAGCGAGCATTTCGATCCGGTGAAGGGGGGCATCCGCTATGCCCTGGACGTCGACCAGGAGGAGGTCGAGGCCCTGGCGGCGCTCATGACCTACAAATGCGCTCTCGTGGACATTCCGTTCGGCGGTTCGAAGGGGGCTCTCAAGATCGATCCGGCGGCTTGGGAGGAGCACGAGCTCGAACGCATCACCCGGCGTTTCACGCAGGAGCTGGCCCGTCGCAACCTGATCGGCCCCAGCCAGAATGTCCCGGCGCCCGACATGGGGACCGGCGAGCGCGAGATGGCCTGGATGGCGGACGAATACCGCCGGCGTAACCCCCTCGATATCAATGCAGCAGCCTGCGTGACCGGCAAGCCGATCTCGCGCGGTGGCGTGGACGGTCGTACCGAAGCCACCGGGCGGGGCGTTCAATACGCCATCCGCGAATTCTTCCGTCACCCTGACCACGTTGCCAAAACCGGGCTCTCGGGGGAACTCAGGGGCAAGCGGGTCATCGTGCAGGGGTTGGGGAATGTGGGTTACCACGCTGCCAAGTTCCTGTCGGAAGAGGATGGCTGCCTGATTGTGGGGATCGTCGAGCGTGACGGGGCGCTGCGCTCGGCAACTGGACTGCCGGTGGAGAAGGTGCGCCAACACCTCCGTGCCAAAGGCAAGATTGCCGGCTTTCCCGGGGCTCAGTACGTGGAGAAGGGATCGGTTGTCCTCGAGGATGGCTGCGACATTCTTATCCCGGCGGCCATCGAGAATGTCATCACGGCAGAAAATGCGCCGCGGATATCGGCGCCGCTGGTGGTCGAGGCGGCGAACGGACCCACGTCACTCGATGGGGACCGGATTCTCGCCGAGAAAGGCATTACGGTTCTGCCGGACCTTTTCGTCAACGCGGGCGGTGTAATCGTCAGCTATTTCGAATGGGTTGAAAATCTCAGTCATATGCGATTTGGACTGCTCGAACGCCGTCGCCAGGAGACCCGTAACCAACAGATCGCGGACATTCTTGAAAAAATGACGGGAAAGGCTTTTCCCGCCGATAGGCTCGCCGACTTCGTCAAGGGAAGCCGCGAGGTGGATCTGATCCGCTCGGGACTCGACGAGATGATGCGTGCCGCTTATGCCCAGATGACGACGCTCATGAACAGCCGTCCCGATGTCCGGGATTTCCGCACCGCCGCCTACATGAGCGCCATCCAGCGCGTGGTCGACGCCTACAAGGCTTTGGGAATCTAACCAGCAGACATAAACCTCCCTCTGACTCGAG of Shumkonia mesophila contains these proteins:
- a CDS encoding maleate cis-trans isomerase family protein gives rise to the protein MKQRNTRLPGGLGVEPARIAGTTMKAVQMYSPYGYRAKIGLIVPSTNTANEPEFYRMAPAGVSIHTARLLTLGKTTQKAFDEMHDKTAEAAAQLGTAEVDVIAWGCTSGSFLTSRHRLEEMVTKASGGIPSLTTTTAIFEAFKALGAKRIAMGTPYVRFQNESEVKCFAEEGFRVVSEYGLNLGETQEERRGIGRVPPESLFRLVRLVDRVDADLVFLSCTNLPTVVTIEALEAEIGKPVVSSNLATFWLSLRMAGLKDRIEGFGRLLREC
- the allB gene encoding allantoinase AllB, coding for MKKADLVIRNGIVISPNSAVQADVAIRDGRIVAIGEDDAFPKGLTELDAAGKYLIPGAIDSHVHFRDPGHTDKENWETGSAAAIVGGVTTVLDMPNTVPHTGTVEGLLTKREIASSRSYADFGLYGLLDESSIDHLEALIAAGVPGFKCFMCNTTGSLPSPSDGAMLEGFEIIARHGVRCSVHAENASIVEHRSNRLRAAGRTDALSHLAARPAVCAIEAVGRAITFAEWTGARLHIAHKSSKDALPLIRDAKARGVDITVETCPHYLLMDSRDVERWGGVLRVNPPIREEGHAAALWQALKDGVIDMISTDHAPHTSGGKNDPNIWNCCCGITGVELQMPLMLTEVNRGRMTINDYVRWSAVNPAKAWGLFPRKGILQVGSDADIVVVDMGLSDVIDQTRLHSKQKFTPWHGSTTTGKPIHTILRGQVIVRNGELVMQPGCGREVQPRMPPPAPRNQDKTLEAVTRAPV
- a CDS encoding Glu/Leu/Phe/Val family dehydrogenase, whose amino-acid sequence is MTITTRETSSSFLQSVDGMYARAAALCPMEEGLQERIRQCNSVYMVRFGVRLRGCMHSFVGWRAVHSEHFDPVKGGIRYALDVDQEEVEALAALMTYKCALVDIPFGGSKGALKIDPAAWEEHELERITRRFTQELARRNLIGPSQNVPAPDMGTGEREMAWMADEYRRRNPLDINAAACVTGKPISRGGVDGRTEATGRGVQYAIREFFRHPDHVAKTGLSGELRGKRVIVQGLGNVGYHAAKFLSEEDGCLIVGIVERDGALRSATGLPVEKVRQHLRAKGKIAGFPGAQYVEKGSVVLEDGCDILIPAAIENVITAENAPRISAPLVVEAANGPTSLDGDRILAEKGITVLPDLFVNAGGVIVSYFEWVENLSHMRFGLLERRRQETRNQQIADILEKMTGKAFPADRLADFVKGSREVDLIRSGLDEMMRAAYAQMTTLMNSRPDVRDFRTAAYMSAIQRVVDAYKALGI